The Candidatus Margulisiibacteriota bacterium region CTGGTTCACTTCGACAAGCTTAGTGTCAACATTGTCCACTTGAAAATTATGTTTAGTGCACATCTAATGTTTCAGGCACCGTGAATTCATAAAGAACAATTCGTCTCTTCTCCGTTGAATACGACAGATGGTCATCAATATCCAAACCTAGTTTTTCTGCCTCATCCCAAAGGAAAGCAGACTGCTCCATCGGAAAAACAATAAAAACAGAACCGCCTGACTGTAAATACTTAGGAGCCTGTTGCAAAAACAAACGAACATTTTTATAGCCTTTTTCATCCAAATAAGCTGGGCCATTATGTTTATCTTCCCTGAAACTATCGTACCAAGGAGGATTCCAAAAAATAACATTAAACTGTTTTTCTGACGGAACAATAGAAAACAAATCACCCTCAACAACATTCACATTGCTATATTCTTTTACTGAATTCTTTGCCCCAGCAACTGCCTCTGGATCAATATCAGTTAATAAGAAGTCCACATTTTTTCTTTGTAATCCTTCTAATATTTGACGAGCAAGGACAGCCTGAATACCTGTACCTATTTCTAAAATACTATCACTATCTTTTACTCGCTTGGTTATTCCATCTCGAATCAAGAGAAGCATCTTCTGGTCTTTCAGTCTTAATCTTTCAACTTTACCATATTTATCAACAGACACAATTTTATGCTTCATATGAAGTTATCGAAAATTTAAAAGAAATATTGCATTAACTGTTAAATTCTTCTGGCAGTCATAATAACCATGTCCTGAGAATAATCAAAAGCACCAGCAC contains the following coding sequences:
- a CDS encoding methyltransferase; protein product: MKHKIVSVDKYGKVERLRLKDQKMLLLIRDGITKRVKDSDSILEIGTGIQAVLARQILEGLQRKNVDFLLTDIDPEAVAGAKNSVKEYSNVNVVEGDLFSIVPSEKQFNVIFWNPPWYDSFREDKHNGPAYLDEKGYKNVRLFLQQAPKYLQSGGSVFIVFPMEQSAFLWDEAEKLGLDIDDHLSYSTEKRRIVLYEFTVPETLDVH